In the Fretibacterium sp. OH1220_COT-178 genome, CGCGGTGACGTACCACGACGCGCTCAGTCCCCAGGCCCCGAATCCCTTCTCGACAACCCCCAGGGAGCTTCCCCCGCCGATCTCCGTGGCGGCGAGGGTCCCCGCCATCAGCAGCGGCCCGAGCCTGCGGCCCGCGACCATGAAGTCCTCGTTGGAGCTGATCCGGGTCGAGGACCACCAGCCGATGAGCAGCATCAGCAGCATGTAGCCGGCGACGATCAGAATTACCGTGTTCTGCAAGCAAATTCCTCCTCTGCTCTTGGATTGCGAAAAGCCCTCCTCTTTCCGACGAAAGGTCCTTTTCGCGCTATGGGGTCAGCGTATCACATCGCCCCCGTTTTTTCAAAATCCACGGCAGCGCCCTCCGAGAGGGCGGCGTACGCCTCCGGCGTGTCGAGGTCCGCAAAAAGTCCGTCCGGCCCGTCGACCGTCCACAGCTCCTCCCGGTACCGGCGGAGGAGATCCCGCCCGCCCCGGTCCCCCGCCAGGGCCCTCAGACGCCCGCGCCACAGGTCCTCGAAAAAGATCGGGTGCCCAAAGCGGCCGCCGCGGCAGGGCGCCAGGGCTGTGCGTCCCGACGGCCTCCGGTCGAAGGCCCGTCTCAACCGCGCCATGTCGTCCGGCCGGGCGGTGGGCAGGTCGCCCAGCATCAGGCAGAAGGGGCCGGGGGGCAGCGCGTCG is a window encoding:
- a CDS encoding nucleotidyltransferase family protein, yielding MNAVLPAAGLSRRMGTQKLLLPFGSGTVLEAVLRNLRLAGLTPVFCVLSEATRRALPPLGEDVDVRINPAPERGYASSLAIGLDALPPGPFCLMLGDLPTARPDDMARLRRAFDRRPSGRTALAPCRGGRFGHPIFFEDLWRGRLRALAGDRGGRDLLRRYREELWTVDGPDGLFADLDTPEAYAALSEGAAVDFEKTGAM